The DNA segment GGTTGGAAAACCTGCGATGTACCATATTGGTAGACCAAGATAAAAAGCTTTCACTGTTTGAGACACGTTAAACCCAGAGGATGAACTCCACCCCAATGTGCCTGTCATTGGTAGTGGTCCAGAAATTCTGGCCAGGTAGCATCCAACAGCATCTACCATTGTCAAAGtcaaactcaagtttattgtcatgtgcacaagtacctgtgtgcacagatgcaatgaaaaacttacttgcagcagcatcacaggcacatagcatcagatacacaacatcacaagaaaaacataaattaaatacaatttttgcaagaaagaacacaattacaacagaaaatacaaagtgcattgcagtgcaaagtgatcaaagtggtcacagtgttgctaaattctagtgattagggttgtgctggttggttcaagaactgaatggttgaagggatgtagttgttcttgaacctggtggtgtgggacttcaggcttctgtacctcctgcccgatggtagctgcgagaagatggcatggccggatggtgggaatatttgatgatggatgtcgccttcttgaggaagcgcctcctgtagacactaccgatggtggggagggaagtgcccgtgatgtattgggcagagtccactactccctgctgcttcttatattcctgtgcatttgaattgccgtaccagaccataatgtaaccagtcaggatactttcagttGGTACTTTACAGGATAGTTTACATTGGTTTGATTGGCCTTGTGTATTTTCCTCTTAATAATGTTTTGAAAAAAGGCTActattcgctgttcagtttttgaacctaacctagactttcaaaccctgtggggaccttttttgaattattttcaaaatctctgatttggggactaaaatgcagatactggctgacacggttacctttttaaaagttttcccttgttgttttttccatctaacagcttcgggttttggtagtgggagtagatactttttataataaaatatttcaatgttttcttcctttattaactaactactatatgtgattattaatttagagtattgtaatctaagtacgatttaatacaatgtattcagtagtatttttattctctttcttgatgcatgtactctgtatttttttcatggattcaataaaattatTGTAAAGAGGAAAAAAGACTACTGTATATCTGGGACCTGTGTGAATAAAAGCAAACAAATGTACATCCATGTAAATGGACTGATTAATGGATAGTAAAATTAATGGGACAACATGTAAATAGTATGGAGGAGTCAAGGTCAAGTACAGAAAGAAATATACAGAGAGACAAGGACACGATGGATGAGGGGAAAGAATGAAAAACAGGACAGAAGGGAAGGTCCTCAAAAAGTTTTAATTcgaaatttaacatttttaaactcTAAAACAGAGAATGGATAATTAGTTCTAGAGAGATTGATTGGCAGTAAGTATGCATCACAATGTTAAAATTGTACTTAGCCAGGAATTGATAAGGTTTTAATAAACACagaaatactagaaacactcaccgggtcaggtagcatctgtggagagagaagtggagttgacatttcagattacCATTCATGAGTGCAGGTCTTCCATTAGTTTTGTTTCCCTGTCAATGTTGCCTAACCTACTGCGTATTTCCAACATTCCCGTATCAGATTTactgcaactgcagttttttgcctCTGGATAAGACTTTACGTCTGTGAGGCAGGTTTAGTGCAAAAATCCAGTAACATCACCACATTCATTGGGAAGATGAAAACATGTTGGCATTTCCACAAAGCTGAAGGATCTAATCGGGCATCCACTCCTCCCTTAAAGTAGCTGATCATTTTTACATAAATAACGAGGAATGCCTTTATCTTCACAATTATTTTGAAAGGAATGTCTGCTTTTTTGCTTTTTCAGTTCAAAGCAAAGAGATCCCAGTGACAGATCACACAAAACAGCCACACATAATAAAAGGCAATTGACTTGCATCATTCAGCTGTACAAAAAAGGATACCCAAATATACTAAATGGAAATCAAATATTGTTCAATGACGTTTACGATCATTTACTAAGAACAGCAGATACCAAATACCATATTTGTTTCATCTAACCTTATCACTGTTTATAGTTTTACACAATAGATTCTGACTGACTCCTAATCTCTGAAAATACTGAACTGTTCCCTAGCAATCTTTTtgcatggagacacgagagactgcagatgccggaatctggagcaacaaacaagctgctggaggaactcagcgggtcaggcagcatctgtggagggaaggggacagtcagtgtttcgggtcaagacctgaaacgttgactatccatttccctccacagatgctgcctgacccactgagttcctccagcagctcgtttcatGCGCCAATCTATTTGTATATTCTTGGACCTGTCTATTTACTAAAAGTAAGTCCAGTGGGTAGCATAATGTAAGTATTTTAGCTCACTTTATTCTTGAAGAGAGTTTGAATCTGAGTTCTGATTGACGCTTCCATAACGGATAATTACTCCATTTCAGATGCATTATCAGGGGAAGCAGTCAAAGTGGTCAAAGAATGATCACTTCTCACCTGCGTCGTGGTAAGTCAGCTGATGCCTGATCGGAAGGTGGAATCATCCTAAAAAAACAAGGGGGAAATGGAGAATCTATGAAACCATCCTCAAGGTAGAAGTCAAAAAAGGCAATTCATTAGTTCAAGTcgtgggcatacatacacagggtataaatgcaatgaaaatcagCCTTATCACAGCagtacataaattacataaacttaaattaacaaaaatgACTCATAACTTACATGataaaataaacaaagataaACATTACAATATTAGTGCTAGTTGAGGGATATAtattctgaggtagaattaggttttttcaggttggttcaagaatctgatggcagtgggaaagaatATTCCCACATGCACGGGAATTTACGTTTGCTCATTTTGGAGGGACTCATTCAACAGGTGcacactctgacctcaccatctaccttgttgtgaccttgcaccttattgcactgcactttctctgtagctgtgacactttactctgtactgttattgtttttacctgtactacctcaatgcactctgtactaactcaatgtaactgcactgtgtaatgaattgacctgtacgattggtacgcaagacaagtttttcactgtacctcggtacaagtgacaataataaaccaataccaataccaatacattcctAATGCCCTTAATGGTTATTGGCTCCTgcctccctctcaccaccagtACATCCTCCTCCTCAGGTGAAGCCCTTCATGCAGTGAATAGTGGGCCAAGGTTCTTTGAACAatgaagctgccagaggaagcggttgagccaggaaaagtaacatttaaaagataggtACGCGGCTAGGAAAGGTTCGGGGGATacaggtcaaatgcaggcaaatgggactagcttagatgggcatcttggtcagcatggacgaggtgggccgaagggcctgtttccatgctgtattagtctatAACTCTAAGTAAAATATGCCGTGCATTGTCTTGAAGGGCAAAGGGGTTACTTCATTGTCCTGGTGgatacttatccctcaatcaacacccATAAAAAGATCAGTCATTCTCatatgggatcttcctgtgcacatttcctacatttcagtgactgcacttcaaatgtacttcactGGCTGGAAAGTATTTTGGGGCACCCTGGAATCGCGCAAGTTGCTAAACAACTTCGGTTATTTATTTAGTGATTATTATTCATttaggaaatttttaaaaattggcaggCAAGTTCAGTAGCCAAGCAAAcgttatttcatttattttcattatcagaaaacaaaaatcaaaagagTGTTCTCTGAACTAACCAGTGGAATTGTGGCAGCTTCCTCTCCCACCAACGGGAATGAGGCAGGTGACCAATGAATCTACTTTGGGTGATGCTGGTCAAATGGTGAATATGAAGAGACTTCTCCTGTAATTGTTGCTCAAGGATTAGAGgcaatgtcagcaaacaaaataAACTGAAACTGATTCTATCAACATAAcagtgaagtgcagtcactgttgtaatgtggggaaaGAACTGAGTGTTTGTAATGCACCAAAATCTCCTTCCACAACGAAGCTATTGTATCTGTGATATTTCTTTTGCAGATGTACAACACTaattaagagagaaaaaaaacctctgGTGGCATTACAAGGTGGTGTCAGCCCCTACATTAGGGAATATGACGGAACAGACGGGGAAGAAGTGACGTGTGATTACCATTCGCTGACTGATCAGTCTGCCAGTAAGTAATCAGCAACTAGCACTAGGTAATTAGTTTATCTTTCAGGAAAAGACTAGATCGATAggtaaaagaagaaaatgaacaGTCTCCAATTTTCTCAGTCACGTTGATGACCCCGCCCTCCCAAAGGGTTTCAGAGCACCGTTGTAGCAACACGGGAAGGGAAATgcgggcacagcaagatcccagaagcaGGGTTGAGATTTTCCTCCAGCAGAGCCGGTTGGGGTGTATTGCATTTATTCCAATAAGGTGCACCAGCCATCTGGAAGAGTTTCTGGTGCCGTTCGGTGCATTTCCTCATTCATCGCCTGGGGAAGGTCGTGTGTGAACTCGGCTCCTACCTGCCGGCCGATACACGTGTTTCAAAGGCGCTGGCGCCGGATCCTGCCATCGCACTTTCCGCACGGAATCCCTGGCAGTCCTTCGCCGTGGACCGTGCGGGCTCCTCAGCAGATAAGGCTGCTCCCAGCAATTTGCTACGTGTTCCTCGCTCTGCAACTCACCCGGTTGCTACAGTTCGGCGCGGGGACTGTGTTACAATACGACCCAAGGCAACTTCGCTGCTCCAGTTAGTCGAGCGAATCCGATACACCGGGCTCCAAAATGTAACCAAAGCAGAAATGCACCTGCCCGTTGATGTCTGATTCAAGATGAAGAGAACACCACATTCTTTTTGCCTTATTGTACGCTCTGATATTGATCTATGGACAGTCTCCGATGAAGAGTCCGCAAGGAGGGAGCGTGGCTGACGTTGGCAACTCTTGCACCTCTCCCTGCCCCAAGGATCGGGCTACCAACGCCATCCGTCGCCTAGGAGCAACCCTTCTAAGGGGAAAAATACACCTAACAGCCAGCAAGCAAGCTTCGCCGAGTCTTCAAGCCCGTTTAGCAAACTTCTGggctgggagggagagggaataaAATACTGAAAAGGGGATTATTGGAGAGAACACACATATTGAGTAAGTATACCTTTCACTGGCTCCGGATTGTGCCTCCTCTGCAGATTGATCAATTGCACAGAATTTGCGGATTCGCTTCTTAAATATACTAAACGGTAAGGGATGTATGAATATTTCCACACGCCTTTATTTCCCTATTTGCTTTTTTGTAACTTTAATTACATCTGTGTCTTCTCGCTGCCCAATCACGTGTACACCGCCAGAACAGCCCCGTCCAGTCCTGCACCTTAAACTCTCACTCCGGGTGGTTTCATTTGTGAATATGTCCTCTTAACGGCGCTTTGTTGCGTTGTAACTCAGCTGTGTTTCAACTTCGCTTTCCAACAGATTTATTAGCTTCCTTTCCGACTTTCCAGTAAATTCGTAtgtcattttaaataaatttaagattAGCATCGAGTTTCTTGGAGGGGGTGTTGAAATGTACCCCCGCCCCTGCACAGTTTCTGCCCTTTGCGGGTTTCGAAATCACCCCGCATGTGGAACTTCGACGTTAGCCCGCCACCTTTCGACCACGGGGGATATTTATTCCTACGCTGGAAGGTGGGGGCGGGCGCCCTCagccccccacccacacctcccacccaccccccccccccccaccccccccccaacccccccccccccacacctcccacccacccccccccccccggggacaGTCGCGCTGTATGAATATTTAATTAAACAATtttacagttacaacactgttGATGAGGTTTGCAGACTTGAACGCTCGCTGTGAAAGCCAGGATTTTGTTCCCAGTCCCTTAAAGTGCAGGCTTCAAAAAAAGGACTTTATGATTTTTGTGGTATATGTTGAGTAAATCGTTCTCAGGATGAGGGTGTCACTGGTATTGTTCACTCCTAGTTGTCCCGGGAGCTGTTTGGGGGCAACTTGGAGACGCGTGGAGCGACCTCAGAAGACAGTTACCATTCCGCCGTGTTCcagagggtctggagtcacacatagctCGGACTGGGTAAGCGAACTGATTCTGGTTCCATCAGATACAAGCGTATAATTTGGgggttttaagataagatacctttattagtcacatgtacatcgaaagcaTCCGGCTCACTTTCCTCTAGATTGGATTTTGTTTCcaactgattttaaattcccagTGTCACGATGGATTTTTTTAATTCACCCTTCTCTATTAATCTTGGCTTCTGGAACCTGCATATTTCTGTTAACGTTTCATTCGGGTTTTGATTAACATCAGTCAGGTGTGCACCAGAGATAAGAAACTAAACTGTTTGCTCTAGTAACCAATCTCTTCCAACAGGCACGTTCACATTACCTGTTCTGGGCCTCAGAGGAttattatgattttatttttgtttaaaagtatTGGAGAATTGAAGTCACTGCTATAAGATCAATGTGCATTCTTTCCACGATTTCAGTGCAGGCTTGTATTGTGATATTCTGGaatttgctttttttgttgttgggGTTGGTGATGCTTTTAAATGCAGTTTAttcttaaaaatttaaaaacaagaaacCAGCAAAACTGCCCCACAGTGAGCTGATTACTCAcatgatggagacacaggagactgcaggggCTAGAGTCTGGGACAACACACaaactactgaaggaactcagtgggtcaggcagcatctgtggaaggaaatgggcagtcaatgtttcaggtcgagacccttcactgacatttccctcctcagatgctgcctgacctgctgagctcctccagcagtttttgctttACTCTTATTGATGTTCTCTGTtgcccttttttgaacaagactAAAGCAAGGATGGTGAGGAAAGAGCAGAGCAATAGGGTTGATTGGCTGTGTCATTACCAATCCAAAACAGGCTGAGTGGGTGTAATGTTGTGTGAAGCTGGGGTGGGCCATCACTGCTCATAAGCTTCTGTTCCTTGTCTTGCCTCCCAGAGTTCGTGCAGACTTAATGGTGTCGGGTGGAAGGAATGCTAAGCGTAGATTCATtgagtcaaagagcctgtttctgtgctctatggttcCATGACTCTAACTCAGAGCAGAATGCCTTCAGTGGCTGAAGCTGTTAGTCAGGACGACCTGACATGCTAGGGTTAATAGAATACCAGAGGGTGAAGTCGTGCTTCGGGATAAAATTGCAGGTAGCTGTACATTCTGTCAGCTGTGCTCACTGGTGGAACGCTCACCTCTGAGCCAAGCGGCTGTGAGTTCAAGCCCCACTTGAGAGAACTGAGTACAAAATCGAGGCTGATTATCCAGAGCATTGCTTAGGGAGTACTTTAATGTCAGATTAAACATTAAACTGGTgccctagccaatatttatccctcaaccgaCATGACTGGAATACATAATCCTCATCTCATTTATATTTTATCAGATCTTTAATTAGCTGTTAAGTTTCTTGCATTACAACAACAGCTACACTTCAGAGATGAACTTAATTGTCTGTCGGGCATCCTTGGAAttggaaagtgctgtgcaattgCAAGTTCACTCCTGTCTTTTTGAAAGTTAGTAGTTTTTgtattaaacattgtaaatgtcagTAAATCTTTAATTACATAGACAACCCATTAATATAATGCTTTTGACTTTATTCATTTAATGCCAAATTGTAATAATACAAACTGCAACAAAGGATTTTAGCACATGCTGACATGCTTTCATGCATTAGGATTATAACGTTGTAAATTTCTATCAGtaaattgtttttcttctttcctGCACTAGGTATGAAATATTGCTTGTATAATGGGTCCAGCCTCCACAACAACAGCAACTGCCACTGTGTTACTTGTGTCATGAATATAATAGTTTAGCACAGAGTTGGAAAAGAACAATGACTTTTCTTCGGATCTGCACTCATTGACGATGGACCACGATAATTACTCCGCAGTTTCCCTTGAAGATGTGATAACCAACTCCCCAGAAAATTCCACTGCAATGCACATCAGCTGGAATGAAAATGCTCAACTGGGGCTGAGGATTTCTCTATCTGTGGTGCTGGGCATCATCACGCTGGCGACTATTCTTTCCAACTCGTTCGTGCTTGTCACCATTTGCCTCACTAGGAAGTTGCACACACCTGCCAACTATCTCATTGGGTCTCTGGCTGTGACAGACCTCCTGGTAGCTATTATGGTGATGCCCATCAGTATTGTGTACACTGTCATCAAGACCTGGACCTTGGGACAGATAATGTGTGATATCTGGCTGTCTTCTGACATCACATTTTGCACTGCATCAATCTTGCACTTGTGCGTAATTGCTTTGGACAGATACTGGGCCATCACTGATGCCTTGGAGTACACCAAACGACGCACGCCTGGCAGGGCGGGCCTGATGATAGCTGTGGTGTGGGTCATCTCCATCTGCATCTCTATACCACCACTGTTTTGGAGGCAATCGAAAGCCCTTGACGAACTCAAAGAGTGTGCGGTCAACACCGACCAGATATTCTACACCATCTACTCCACTTTTGGAGCCTTTTACATCCCCAGCGTGCTGCTAATTATACTGTACGGCAGAATTTACTTGGCTGCCAGGTCAAGGATTCAGAAGCCACCCTCTGCCTTTGGGAAGCGCTTTACCACTGCTCAGCTGATCAGCGGGTCCACTGGATCTTCGCTGTGTTCTGTTGGCTTCACCAGCCAGGAGACCCTCCCTCACTCTGGTGAATCGCCAGTCTACCTGAACCACGTCAAGGTCAAGGTTTCAGACAGCGTGCTGGAGAGGAAAAGAATCTGTGCGGCCAGGGAGAGGAAGGCCACCAAGACCTTGGGGATCATCCTGGGTGCTTTCATTTTCTGCTGGCTCCCGTTCTTTGTAGTGGCCTTGGTAATGGGCACCTGCAAAGAGGCGTGCTGGTTCCACCCAGTCCTCTTTGACCTCTTCACGTGGCTTGGTTACTTGAATTCGCTCATCAACCCAGTCATCTACACAGCTTTCAATGAGGACTTCAAGCGGGCTTTCCAGAAGCTTGTGCGTTTCAGAAGATGCTGACCGAGAGGTAGTCCTGTGGGAATGGTGCATTGTCTGCTGTCAAGATCACAGACAAAGTGGGAGTGAGCAATGCACTGCAACCCTTTTTGTGTCACTTATTTGTCTGGTTTGTGTATTGTGTGTTTTAGTACTTTGTTTATCCCTCTGCAATAAGGGAAACTTGCACATGGAATCTTCAATGCACCTGTCAATTAGACCTCAAGCTACAAGGTTACGTTAGGCTTTTGTGTGTAAATGTGAATAAGAAAACATTGATTAGAATAACAAAAAAGTGACATTCTAAAATTGCACTACATGAACCtttagaattttaaatatttattttcactttaCTGCTAGTCTTTAAATGCATATATTAAATTTGCCATCTGTGGAAATGTGCAATACAGGACATATCTTTACTAAGCTAAGCTATATAACACTGTGCCAGCATGTCTTGACAACAATATTTGTTCTCAAAGAATATGGTATTGAAAGATACATACCATATTTAAAAGATGCCCTTCAGACATATGTATAAAATTATTTCAGCTATATTATCTCATTTTCCTTGTAATGTTGGCTAAATTTCTGTAGTCAGGGATGACTGGTTTGTTCCTTCATTAATAAATCTAATTTGCTCAATAGAATTTGAAGGCAAGGCAGATCGCATTCACCATTAATCCCTTATGTCTTCAAGAACAGCTGTTTCTTTATGAAAACTATAACCCACAATTTTACCACCAGCACGTGCTTACTGATATTTTTCATTTGGAACCCATTAAAGATGCAGTTATGCCAAACTAGTGCCAGAAGCTGTAAAATGCTTAGTGTAGCTAAGGTACCCCAGGGTGTATACATTGCCTACCCAATGTGCACAAGTGGCATTAACCCCAGCCACCCAACAGAAATAGGATGGGTTATTAACATCATCTAGGTGAGCTTCTGGAATTTTAACTGCACCCTGAACAAACAGTAGGAACACTGATCTTAAATATGGAGATCCAGATAGAATCTTAACTGTTGCCCTGAGAGAGAAAGTGGTTGTACATTCCCTGTTGGACAAAACCGCCAGGAACTAGATCAGGAAGCGGGGCTCACTACAGGTGACCGTGTGTACTTGTAGCCCCACAGTAAGGGGTCTGTTTGTTCAGAGTGGAGCATGAAAGGTTTGACttcctctttcctgtactctcttTACTGGAAGACCCTCCCAAAAGCTCCTCTTTTCCCCTAGATGCCAGTGCTTTTGGAGTTACTTTCAGTGTCTTCAATGTGTTGTCAATAG comes from the Pristis pectinata isolate sPriPec2 chromosome 22, sPriPec2.1.pri, whole genome shotgun sequence genome and includes:
- the LOC127581707 gene encoding 5-hydroxytryptamine receptor 1D-like, with amino-acid sequence MDHDNYSAVSLEDVITNSPENSTAMHISWNENAQLGLRISLSVVLGIITLATILSNSFVLVTICLTRKLHTPANYLIGSLAVTDLLVAIMVMPISIVYTVIKTWTLGQIMCDIWLSSDITFCTASILHLCVIALDRYWAITDALEYTKRRTPGRAGLMIAVVWVISICISIPPLFWRQSKALDELKECAVNTDQIFYTIYSTFGAFYIPSVLLIILYGRIYLAARSRIQKPPSAFGKRFTTAQLISGSTGSSLCSVGFTSQETLPHSGESPVYLNHVKVKVSDSVLERKRICAARERKATKTLGIILGAFIFCWLPFFVVALVMGTCKEACWFHPVLFDLFTWLGYLNSLINPVIYTAFNEDFKRAFQKLVRFRRC